One window from the genome of Paraconexibacter algicola encodes:
- a CDS encoding TetR/AcrR family transcriptional regulator — protein MRAAGDLTPKGALRVSEILDAALRCLARDGYAATSIQRVADEARLHKRVVLYYYGSRENLFDAVVRTLGDRLFDRLEEALTGLEEPADIVATGYTELWAAITTDRALLVAWFGLRAEAITDPVLQVTASYLADRLRALISGLIDDAVGRGRVLVISRTSLEVLIVAGTQGLVLDYLERGETPELQAGIRDFQGWLTTVSTPPRNRS, from the coding sequence GTGCGCGCCGCCGGCGATCTCACCCCCAAAGGCGCCCTGCGCGTGTCGGAGATCCTGGACGCGGCGCTGCGCTGTCTGGCGCGCGACGGGTACGCCGCGACGTCGATCCAGCGCGTCGCCGACGAGGCTCGTCTGCACAAGCGGGTCGTCCTCTACTACTACGGGTCGCGCGAGAACCTGTTCGACGCGGTGGTGCGAACGTTGGGCGATCGGTTGTTCGACCGTCTGGAGGAGGCGCTCACCGGACTCGAGGAGCCGGCCGACATCGTGGCCACGGGGTACACCGAGCTCTGGGCGGCGATCACGACCGATCGCGCGCTCCTGGTCGCCTGGTTCGGCCTGCGCGCCGAGGCGATCACCGATCCGGTCCTCCAGGTCACCGCGAGCTATCTCGCCGACCGGCTCCGCGCGCTGATCAGCGGACTGATCGACGACGCTGTGGGCCGCGGCCGGGTCCTGGTCATCAGCCGAACCTCGCTGGAGGTCCTGATCGTCGCCGGGACTCAAGGACTCGTCCTGGACTACCTCGAGCGCGGCGAGACGCCCGAGCTCCAAGCCGGCATCAGAGACTTCCAGGGGTGGCTCACGACGGTGAGCACTCCACCGCGGAACCGGAGCTGA
- a CDS encoding MBL fold metallo-hydrolase: MRFTVPLALGSPDHLHIHVLDTPDGALVVDTGAKGSDAALHAGLAAADVHQPAVLVTHGHLDHWGIATDLAPAVHAHPEIERTFAIAGGAPFGPAAPGFLDSAAVTEAFAGFTGLVGDVPEVIPVRDGQTFGDWAVLHTPGHDPAHICLYRAADGVLICGDLLLPGYTPNVQPSLDGSDALADFLASLRRVADLPVTLVLPAHGDSYADARSRASELLDHHARRLEHLREALAGGPTPLAELSAATFGKRADSRADRMLALMETYAHLEHLRRHDEATEMPDGRWSAPASPASSEGG, encoded by the coding sequence GTGCGGTTCACCGTCCCGCTCGCCCTGGGATCCCCCGATCACCTCCACATCCACGTCCTGGACACCCCCGACGGTGCGCTGGTGGTCGACACCGGCGCCAAGGGCTCGGATGCGGCGCTGCACGCCGGCCTCGCCGCCGCCGACGTCCACCAGCCGGCCGTGCTGGTCACGCACGGCCATCTCGACCACTGGGGAATCGCGACCGACCTCGCTCCAGCGGTCCACGCCCACCCGGAGATCGAGCGGACCTTCGCCATCGCCGGCGGCGCTCCGTTCGGCCCCGCGGCCCCGGGGTTCCTCGACTCCGCCGCTGTCACCGAGGCGTTCGCCGGCTTCACCGGGCTTGTCGGCGACGTGCCGGAGGTCATCCCCGTTCGCGACGGTCAGACGTTCGGCGACTGGGCGGTGCTGCACACCCCCGGACACGACCCCGCCCACATCTGCCTCTACCGCGCCGCCGACGGCGTGCTGATCTGCGGAGACCTCCTGCTGCCCGGCTACACGCCCAACGTGCAGCCCTCCCTCGACGGGTCCGACGCGCTCGCGGACTTCCTCGCCTCGCTGCGGCGCGTCGCCGATCTGCCGGTCACCCTCGTGCTGCCCGCGCACGGCGACTCGTACGCCGACGCCCGGAGCCGCGCCTCCGAGCTGCTCGACCACCACGCCAGGCGACTCGAGCATCTGCGCGAAGCCCTCGCCGGAGGGCCGACACCGCTCGCCGAGCTCAGCGCCGCGACGTTCGGCAAGCGTGCCGACAGTCGCGCAGACCGGATGCTCGCGCTGATGGAGACCTACGCCCACCTCGAGCATCTTCGTCGCCACGACGAGGCGACCGAGATGCCGGACGGCCGCTGGTCGGCACCGGCGTCGCCCGCCTCGTCCGAGGGCGGGTGA
- a CDS encoding MFS transporter, with amino-acid sequence MTALAAPRMLWGPLAAVCLAQLLLMLDVTIVIVALPVIGADLGASLGGMQWTIDIYALTLAALMLNAGSVADRIGRRRVFLWGLGVFGLASAVCGLAWDPGSLIAARALQGVGGAMLFATGLAILGAQYVGQQRAVALGVFGAVFGAAVALGPLVGGAVIELVSWRWIFLANVPVVIAAAVVALRYVQETRDPEPRPVDWAGQLTFTVGIATLLAALIEGGEWGWASVGVLSLLTVAVASLIAFVWAQRRQSRPMFDLDLVRDRSFAGAAIAAFATSASLFGMFVYLTLWFQRVLGMSGLEAGLRLLPVTIVAFVAAAAAGRFSGRVAPRLVLGTALAATSAGLLQMTMLDASTSWTVAFPGLVLCGLGFGLANPTVASVTLAVAPPRLAATATGMNSTFRQVGVASGVAALGAIFDHALDQDHGDLTGAALRAAIAEDYSAGLDRVFVVSALVAAAGAVLSICLVRVRAAP; translated from the coding sequence ATGACCGCCCTCGCGGCTCCCCGGATGCTCTGGGGGCCGCTCGCCGCCGTGTGTCTGGCACAGCTGCTGCTGATGCTCGACGTCACGATCGTGATCGTCGCCCTGCCGGTCATCGGCGCGGACCTCGGAGCCTCCCTGGGAGGCATGCAGTGGACGATCGACATCTACGCGCTGACGCTCGCCGCGCTCATGCTCAACGCCGGGTCGGTCGCCGATCGCATCGGCCGACGCCGCGTGTTCCTCTGGGGGCTCGGGGTCTTCGGTCTGGCCTCCGCGGTCTGCGGCCTGGCGTGGGACCCGGGGTCCCTCATCGCGGCACGGGCCCTGCAGGGCGTCGGTGGCGCGATGCTCTTCGCGACCGGGCTCGCGATCCTCGGCGCCCAGTACGTCGGCCAGCAACGGGCCGTGGCCCTGGGCGTCTTCGGCGCCGTCTTCGGAGCGGCCGTGGCACTCGGACCGTTGGTCGGGGGAGCGGTGATCGAGCTGGTCAGCTGGCGCTGGATCTTCCTCGCGAACGTCCCGGTGGTGATCGCGGCCGCCGTCGTGGCACTGCGGTACGTGCAGGAGACGCGGGACCCAGAGCCGCGCCCCGTCGACTGGGCCGGTCAGCTGACGTTCACCGTCGGCATCGCGACGCTGCTCGCCGCACTGATCGAGGGCGGCGAGTGGGGCTGGGCGTCGGTCGGTGTGCTGTCGCTGTTGACGGTCGCGGTGGCCTCGCTCATCGCCTTCGTGTGGGCGCAGCGGCGGCAGTCCCGCCCCATGTTCGACCTCGATCTGGTGCGTGACCGCTCCTTCGCCGGGGCCGCGATCGCCGCGTTCGCCACCTCGGCGTCGCTGTTCGGCATGTTCGTGTACCTGACGCTGTGGTTCCAGCGGGTCCTGGGCATGAGCGGCCTGGAGGCGGGCCTTCGGCTGCTACCGGTCACCATCGTCGCGTTCGTGGCGGCAGCTGCGGCGGGACGCTTCTCGGGCCGGGTCGCGCCCCGGCTCGTCCTCGGTACGGCGCTCGCGGCGACCTCCGCCGGCCTGCTGCAGATGACGATGCTCGACGCGAGCACGTCGTGGACCGTCGCGTTCCCCGGGCTGGTGCTCTGCGGGCTGGGCTTCGGACTCGCGAACCCGACCGTCGCCTCGGTGACGCTCGCCGTCGCCCCGCCGCGCCTCGCCGCGACAGCGACGGGCATGAATTCGACGTTCCGTCAGGTCGGGGTCGCCTCCGGGGTCGCGGCGCTCGGCGCGATCTTCGACCACGCGCTCGACCAGGACCACGGCGACCTGACCGGCGCCGCGTTGCGAGCGGCCATCGCCGAGGACTACTCCGCGGGCCTGGACCGCGTCTTCGTCGTCAGCGCGCTCGTCGCCGCGGCGGGAGCGGTCCTCAGCATCTGCCTCGTCCGCGTCCGGGCCGCGCCGTGA
- a CDS encoding BtrH N-terminal domain-containing protein — MSAPIASRQLAYPHRLAGHCGSGSIRDLLEFHRLDYGTGPLSEGACFGLGGGLGFFSLELPEMTPPVYLVGRTGEFEEDVATNLGASLEIRETEDPAVGWQTVRDEVDAGRPSMLWADIAELEYLRVRMSNTRHDIVVIGYDEEQGIAFVADNDRDEIQRCSLKSLARARSSHGFPGPNRHRVFVYDWPERLRDPREATRLALGRAVQNMRQDRVELLGMAAAGGVPGVATFAEQYRTWPGRFGERTDAALGALRVLIVKAGTGGALFRSLHAEFLRDMSVLLDDAALRSAADIYDELAEAWIELADHAGERRHGDGIATTLRIAELERHGVEAMERWEG, encoded by the coding sequence ATGAGCGCCCCCATCGCGAGTCGGCAGCTGGCCTACCCCCACCGCCTGGCCGGGCACTGCGGCTCCGGCAGCATCCGCGACCTCCTCGAGTTCCACCGTCTCGACTACGGGACCGGACCGCTGTCGGAGGGCGCGTGTTTCGGGCTGGGGGGCGGCCTGGGGTTCTTCTCCCTGGAGCTGCCGGAGATGACGCCTCCGGTCTACCTCGTCGGGCGAACGGGCGAGTTCGAGGAGGACGTCGCCACGAACCTCGGAGCTTCTCTGGAGATCCGGGAGACGGAGGACCCGGCGGTCGGGTGGCAGACGGTGCGCGACGAGGTCGACGCCGGCCGCCCGTCGATGCTCTGGGCGGACATCGCCGAGCTCGAGTACCTGCGGGTGCGCATGTCCAACACCCGGCACGACATCGTCGTCATCGGCTACGACGAGGAACAGGGCATCGCCTTCGTGGCCGACAACGACCGCGACGAGATCCAGCGCTGCTCGCTCAAGTCGCTCGCGCGCGCTCGCAGCTCGCACGGCTTTCCCGGTCCGAACCGCCACCGCGTGTTCGTGTACGACTGGCCGGAGCGCCTGCGCGACCCGCGCGAGGCGACGCGCCTCGCGCTCGGACGCGCGGTGCAGAACATGCGCCAAGACCGTGTCGAGCTGCTCGGGATGGCTGCGGCCGGCGGCGTGCCCGGAGTCGCCACGTTCGCCGAGCAGTACCGCACGTGGCCAGGCCGGTTCGGCGAGCGTACGGACGCGGCGCTCGGCGCGCTGCGCGTCCTGATCGTCAAGGCGGGCACCGGCGGCGCGCTGTTCCGCTCCCTCCACGCCGAATTCCTTCGGGATATGAGCGTCCTGCTCGACGACGCCGCACTTCGGTCCGCGGCGGACATCTACGACGAGCTCGCGGAGGCTTGGATCGAACTCGCCGACCACGCCGGCGAGCGACGTCACGGCGACGGCATCGCGACGACGCTTCGCATCGCCGAGCTCGAGCGCCACGGCGTCGAGGCGATGGAGCGCTGGGAAGGATGA
- a CDS encoding TetR/AcrR family transcriptional regulator: MRAAGELTKKGQRRVEEIIEATLVCLARDGYAQTSLQRVADEAGLHKRGVLYYYGTREQLFDAVVRRLGDRLFDQLETELVTLDEPIAIVEQGYATLWGTVTTDRALLVAWFGLRAEAVTNPTLATTANYLVDRFRALVGRLIDDLLRRGGTLNLERGSLEVLVLACTQGLILDFLERGETPDLLHAIKDFQGWLATVAVRPAGT, from the coding sequence GTGCGGGCTGCGGGCGAATTGACGAAGAAGGGCCAGCGGCGCGTCGAGGAGATCATCGAGGCCACGCTCGTCTGCCTCGCCCGTGATGGGTACGCGCAGACCTCGCTGCAGCGCGTCGCAGACGAGGCGGGCCTCCACAAGCGCGGCGTCCTCTACTACTACGGCACGCGCGAGCAGCTGTTCGACGCCGTGGTGCGCCGTCTCGGCGACCGGCTGTTTGACCAGCTCGAGACCGAGTTGGTGACCCTCGACGAGCCGATCGCCATCGTCGAGCAGGGCTACGCCACCCTGTGGGGGACCGTCACCACGGACCGCGCGCTGTTGGTCGCGTGGTTCGGGTTGCGCGCCGAGGCCGTCACCAACCCGACACTGGCGACGACGGCGAACTACCTCGTCGACCGCTTCCGCGCGCTCGTCGGCCGTCTGATCGATGACCTGCTGAGGCGCGGCGGAACGCTGAACCTCGAGCGTGGTTCCCTGGAGGTCCTCGTGTTGGCCTGCACGCAGGGTCTCATCCTCGACTTCCTCGAACGCGGCGAGACCCCCGATCTGCTTCATGCGATCAAGGACTTCCAGGGATGGCTCGCCACCGTGGCGGTCCGACCGGCCGGGACCTGA